The following coding sequences lie in one Vibrio sp. BS-M-Sm-2 genomic window:
- a CDS encoding sodium:proton antiporter — protein sequence MSVYYTLCFLSAAAMLIAFVNTKIGKMQTTIAITAGSMMLSLLIIIAGQNNWFQLADIASETVASINFEDFLLKGILGFLLFAGGLGIKLPNLKDQKWEITVLALGATLFSTFFIGFVLYGFCQVIGIQFDLIYCLLFGSLISPTDPIAVLAIVKKLDAPRRISTQIEGESLFNDGFGLVIFVTLFTIAFGTEAPTVGSVTMLFVQEAIGGIVYGFVLGLVFHYLISNTDDHSMELLLTIGIPTAGYAFAEVLHVSGPLAMVVSGIMIGNWTRFIGFSKESEDHLDHFWELIDEFLNGVLFLLIGMSMLLFKFHQEDWILMAFAVPLVLSARYLSVFLSYIGFKRFRTYNPWSIKILTWGGLRGGLALAMALSIPSGIWVIEDKAIDVKEIILVMTYAVVVFSILIQGSTITPMIEKAKQAEKELD from the coding sequence ATGTCGGTCTATTACACCTTATGCTTCTTGTCCGCTGCAGCCATGCTTATTGCTTTCGTGAATACAAAAATTGGTAAAATGCAGACAACCATCGCCATCACAGCTGGCTCAATGATGTTATCTCTATTGATTATCATTGCGGGACAAAACAATTGGTTCCAACTGGCTGACATCGCCTCAGAAACCGTTGCCAGTATCAACTTTGAAGATTTCCTACTTAAGGGAATATTGGGGTTCTTACTCTTTGCCGGTGGTTTAGGGATTAAGTTACCAAACCTAAAAGACCAAAAGTGGGAAATAACTGTACTCGCGTTAGGTGCTACGCTGTTTTCAACCTTCTTTATCGGTTTTGTACTGTACGGGTTCTGTCAGGTCATCGGCATTCAATTTGATCTGATTTACTGCCTACTCTTTGGCTCGTTAATCTCTCCAACCGATCCAATTGCCGTTTTAGCAATAGTAAAGAAGCTCGATGCGCCCAGAAGAATCTCTACTCAAATCGAAGGAGAATCTCTATTCAACGATGGTTTTGGCTTAGTGATCTTCGTAACCCTATTTACTATCGCATTCGGCACAGAAGCGCCAACCGTCGGTAGTGTGACCATGCTATTCGTTCAAGAGGCAATTGGCGGCATCGTCTACGGTTTTGTTTTAGGTCTTGTATTCCATTACCTAATCAGCAATACCGATGACCACTCGATGGAGTTGCTATTAACCATCGGCATCCCAACTGCTGGTTATGCGTTTGCTGAAGTTCTACATGTATCAGGTCCATTAGCGATGGTGGTATCAGGTATCATGATTGGTAACTGGACTCGCTTTATCGGATTCTCAAAAGAGAGTGAAGATCACCTAGATCATTTCTGGGAATTGATAGATGAATTCTTAAACGGCGTATTATTCTTGTTAATTGGTATGTCGATGCTGCTATTCAAATTCCACCAAGAAGACTGGATCTTAATGGCGTTCGCAGTCCCCCTTGTATTGAGTGCTCGCTACTTAAGTGTTTTCTTGTCTTACATTGGATTTAAACGTTTTAGAACTTACAACCCGTGGTCGATTAAGATTCTAACTTGGGGTGGTTTACGCGGTGGTTTAGCACTAGCCATGGCACTTTCAATCCCTTCAGGTATCTGGGTAATTGAAGACAAGGCAATAGATGTTAAAGAGATAATCCTTGTCATGACATATGCTGTTGTTGTGTTCTCTATTCTGATTCAAGGCTCAACAATCACTCCTATGATAGAGAAAGCAAAACAAGCAGAGAAAGAGCTAGATTAA